A window of the Syntrophaceae bacterium genome harbors these coding sequences:
- the tolB gene encoding Tol-Pal system beta propeller repeat protein TolB, with product MAKVYLDIDSPAFQKFPIAVTDFQSRTSGPGSEGLSQGLADRLGHYLDVTGFFNVISRKAFLEDPRKAGILPGTFRFDDWSAIGSEFLVKGSFAVTGTELDIEARLFDVVKGEVLVAKGYKGRKDKPEELLRRFASDILMALTGEGGVFDTKIAFVMKSKGKGDIYSVLFDGTERQRLTSHQSILYAPRWSPDGRMLAFTSYKDGTPDLYVQDLATRRIRKLIDYGGINLAGSWSPDGRRLLVTLSKDGNEEIYVLDTSSYQLRRLTFSASIDISPAWSPDGTRIAFVSNRGGSPQIYLMNTDGSNVRRLTFEGNYNTSPSWSPRGKRLAFEGMAGGRFQIFTIDEDGSNLLQLTFDRDDNESPTWSPDGRYIVYSSRRGGGRIQVMNVNGTNVRTLQDGGATSPSWSPRLK from the coding sequence TTGGCGAAGGTCTATCTGGACATCGATTCGCCCGCCTTCCAGAAGTTTCCCATCGCCGTGACGGATTTCCAGTCCAGGACGAGCGGTCCCGGATCGGAAGGCCTGTCGCAAGGCTTGGCGGACCGGCTGGGGCACTATCTGGATGTAACGGGATTCTTTAACGTCATTTCCCGGAAGGCTTTCCTGGAGGATCCCCGGAAAGCGGGCATTCTGCCGGGAACGTTCCGGTTTGACGACTGGTCCGCCATCGGCTCCGAGTTCCTGGTCAAGGGTTCCTTTGCCGTCACCGGAACGGAGCTCGACATCGAGGCCCGTCTCTTCGACGTCGTCAAAGGGGAGGTCCTGGTCGCCAAGGGTTACAAGGGACGCAAGGACAAGCCTGAGGAACTGCTCCGGCGTTTTGCTTCGGACATTCTCATGGCCCTCACGGGAGAGGGGGGAGTGTTCGATACGAAGATCGCCTTCGTCATGAAGTCGAAGGGGAAGGGTGATATCTATTCAGTCCTTTTCGACGGGACGGAACGTCAGCGGCTCACGAGCCACCAGAGCATCCTCTATGCACCGCGCTGGTCTCCCGACGGCCGGATGCTGGCCTTCACCTCCTACAAGGACGGTACGCCGGACCTGTATGTACAGGACCTGGCAACCAGAAGAATCAGGAAGCTTATCGATTACGGTGGGATCAACCTGGCCGGCTCCTGGTCCCCCGACGGGCGCCGGCTGCTTGTTACCCTGAGCAAGGACGGCAACGAGGAGATTTATGTTCTGGACACGTCATCCTATCAGCTTCGCAGGCTGACCTTCAGCGCCTCCATCGATATCTCGCCCGCCTGGTCACCCGACGGCACCCGGATCGCCTTCGTCTCCAACCGGGGCGGCTCCCCCCAGATCTACCTGATGAATACCGACGGAAGCAACGTCCGTCGGCTCACATTCGAGGGGAATTATAACACGTCGCCGTCCTGGTCTCCCCGGGGCAAGCGTCTTGCGTTCGAAGGCATGGCCGGCGGCCGGTTCCAGATCTTCACCATCGACGAAGACGGATCCAACCTGCTGCAGCTCACATTCGACCGGGACGACAACGAGTCCCCCACCTGGTCACCCGATGGCCGTTACATCGTTTACAGCTCCCGCCGGGGAGGGGGGCGGATCCAGGTGATGAACGTCAACGGGACGAACGTCCGGACGCTCCAGGATGGAGGTGCGACTTCGCCGTCCTGGTCGCCGCGACTGAAGTGA
- a CDS encoding TonB C-terminal domain-containing protein has protein sequence MTSAGLFRPHQHGGSSLNRMILFSGFLHVLVLVLLVSLGPISSPTRLTFGPVYSVSLVSMADTVLKSPGPDLTREVLGVAKPDHSTVLRKEPVALSRKTAKPAKQQAVLDRRIEELRRKVEQTERSTSPSKPAMTARFSSSSSQMSEADLNNRMGVYYAVLWNRIRNQWALPADLTKGQTLEAIVQARILRSGEITGLDFEKRSGNRYFDDSALKAVQKASPFPPLPEWIPDRVVEVGIRFHSSQLKR, from the coding sequence ATGACATCCGCCGGGCTCTTCCGACCGCATCAGCACGGGGGGAGCAGCCTGAACCGCATGATCCTCTTTTCCGGATTCCTGCATGTCCTCGTCCTTGTCCTTCTGGTCTCCCTCGGTCCCATCTCTTCCCCCACGCGGCTCACGTTCGGTCCCGTCTATTCCGTTTCCCTCGTCAGCATGGCGGACACGGTTCTCAAATCTCCAGGTCCGGATCTGACCCGGGAGGTTCTGGGCGTCGCCAAGCCGGATCACTCGACGGTCCTCAGGAAGGAGCCGGTCGCCCTTTCAAGGAAGACGGCGAAACCGGCTAAGCAGCAGGCAGTCCTGGACCGAAGAATCGAAGAGCTCCGCCGGAAAGTGGAGCAGACGGAACGGTCGACATCCCCGTCCAAGCCGGCGATGACGGCCCGCTTCTCGTCTTCTTCCAGCCAGATGTCCGAGGCCGATCTGAACAATCGCATGGGCGTTTATTATGCCGTCCTCTGGAACCGGATCCGCAATCAGTGGGCCCTCCCGGCGGACCTGACGAAAGGGCAGACCCTGGAGGCAATTGTCCAGGCCCGCATTCTCCGCAGCGGAGAGATTACCGGGCTGGACTTTGAAAAACGGTCCGGCAACCGATATTTTGACGATTCGGCCCTGAAGGCAGTGCAGAAAGCATCCCCCTTCCCCCCCCTTCCGGAATGGATTCCCGACCGGGTGGTCGAGGTCGGCATCCGGTTTCATTCGTCCCAACTGAAAAGGTGA
- a CDS encoding protein TolR, translated as MAEINVTPLVDVVLVLLIIFMVTAPMLQMGIDVNLPQVKSKSVDVTEEKLVLTIRSNQEIVLNRTRVTLVELSDKLEAIFANRIDRDVYLRADKTVPYGFVVQVMAAVRKGGVDKLGMITEPPEEER; from the coding sequence ATGGCGGAAATCAATGTGACGCCGCTCGTGGACGTGGTCCTGGTGCTCCTCATCATCTTCATGGTGACGGCCCCGATGCTCCAGATGGGCATTGACGTCAACCTTCCCCAGGTCAAGTCGAAAAGCGTCGACGTAACGGAGGAAAAGCTCGTCCTGACGATCCGGAGCAACCAGGAGATCGTTCTCAACCGGACCCGCGTGACCCTGGTGGAATTGAGCGACAAGCTTGAGGCCATTTTCGCCAACCGGATCGACCGGGACGTCTATCTGCGGGCGGACAAGACCGTGCCTTACGGATTCGTCGTGCAGGTCATGGCGGCGGTGAGAAAGGGCGGCGTCGACAAACTCGGCATGATCACCGAACCCCCGGAGGAGGAGCGATGA
- the tolQ gene encoding protein TolQ translates to MSPVAAAAGSSFHGSLLGMILGAGLMVQFVLVLLLVFSVVSWAIIFMKYRQFRKVKRDNEAFLEAYGRSNRLSEVYPVAKNHADSTLAGVFMSGYEELSRVGRMSSDSPGSEASSVSIERRGVDHVERALSQALGMEGAKLEGAIGFLATTGSASPFIGLFGTVWGIMDTFKGIGARGSATLAVVAPGISEALIATAAGLAAAIPAVIFYNYYVNRVHGMTQDMEHFASEFLNLVDRHSGRS, encoded by the coding sequence ATGTCCCCTGTCGCCGCCGCTGCGGGAAGTTCTTTTCATGGCAGCCTTCTCGGAATGATCCTGGGCGCGGGACTGATGGTCCAGTTTGTCCTCGTCCTCCTGCTCGTGTTCTCCGTTGTGTCGTGGGCCATCATTTTCATGAAGTACCGCCAGTTCAGGAAAGTAAAAAGGGATAACGAGGCCTTCCTGGAGGCCTACGGCCGAAGCAACCGCCTTTCTGAGGTTTACCCGGTGGCAAAAAATCATGCCGATTCCACCCTGGCCGGTGTTTTCATGTCGGGATATGAGGAATTGAGCCGGGTCGGCCGGATGAGTTCCGATTCGCCGGGTTCCGAGGCGTCATCCGTTTCGATCGAGCGCCGCGGCGTGGATCACGTGGAGCGCGCCCTGAGCCAGGCCCTTGGCATGGAGGGTGCGAAGCTGGAAGGCGCCATCGGATTCCTGGCCACGACCGGGAGCGCCAGCCCTTTCATCGGTCTTTTCGGCACCGTCTGGGGAATCATGGACACCTTCAAGGGGATCGGCGCCCGCGGATCGGCGACGCTGGCCGTGGTCGCACCGGGCATTTCGGAGGCCCTCATCGCCACGGCGGCCGGGCTGGCGGCAGCCATCCCGGCGGTTATTTTTTACAATTATTACGTGAACCGTGTTCACGGCATGACCCAGGATATGGAGCATTTCGCCTCCGAGTTCCTGAACCTGGTGGACCGTCATTCAGGGAGATCCTGA
- the genX gene encoding EF-P lysine aminoacylase GenX encodes MIGALRRFFLDRDYLEVETPARIPAPAPEAHIEPVPSGDWFLHPSPELCMKRLLAAEYPRIFQICRCFRQGERGDRHLPEFTMLEWYRRDIDSRELMDECEALILSVAKDLGIGDVLSYQGNPLRIAPPWPRLSVRDAFAACASVPLEDALREDRFDEILAFEVEPFLGRGTPLFLHSYPMAFASLARADRNDPSVAERFELYVAGMELANGFAELTDPVEQRRRFDEARAEVERRGGTVLSQPERFLRALERMPDASGIALGVDRLAMILCDAATIGEVVAFPPEIL; translated from the coding sequence ATGATCGGGGCTCTCCGCCGTTTCTTTCTGGACCGGGATTACCTGGAGGTGGAGACGCCGGCCCGGATCCCGGCACCCGCACCGGAGGCCCACATCGAACCCGTTCCGAGCGGGGACTGGTTCCTTCATCCCTCTCCCGAGCTCTGCATGAAGCGGCTCCTGGCCGCGGAATATCCCCGAATTTTCCAGATCTGCCGGTGCTTTCGCCAGGGGGAGCGGGGGGACCGCCATCTTCCCGAGTTCACCATGCTGGAATGGTATCGGCGGGACATCGATTCCCGGGAACTGATGGACGAGTGCGAGGCCCTGATCCTGTCTGTGGCGAAAGATCTCGGGATCGGGGATGTGCTTTCCTACCAGGGGAATCCCCTCCGTATTGCACCCCCCTGGCCGAGGCTCTCGGTCCGGGACGCCTTTGCCGCCTGCGCCTCGGTCCCCCTCGAGGATGCCCTCCGTGAGGACCGCTTCGATGAGATCCTGGCCTTTGAGGTTGAGCCTTTCCTGGGCCGGGGAACCCCTCTGTTTCTCCACTCCTATCCGATGGCATTTGCATCCCTGGCGAGAGCGGATCGGAACGATCCTTCCGTGGCGGAGCGCTTCGAGCTCTATGTGGCGGGAATGGAGCTGGCCAATGGCTTTGCCGAGCTGACCGACCCGGTGGAGCAGCGGCGCCGCTTCGACGAGGCCCGGGCGGAGGTGGAGCGCCGGGGCGGAACGGTGCTTTCCCAGCCGGAGCGGTTTCTCCGGGCGCTGGAACGGATGCCCGACGCATCGGGGATTGCGCTGGGGGTCGACCGGCTGGCCATGATCCTCTGCGATGCAGCGACCATCGGCGAGGTGGTGGCATTTCCACCGGAAATCCTTTGA
- the efp gene encoding elongation factor P codes for MYTASDLRKGLRIKIDGDPYVITEFNFVKPGKGQALYRCKLKNMINGNQFERTFRSVDMFEQADLQVKTMQYLYMEEGKYCFMDTTTFDQVFITEDQVGEAKNFLLENVEAEVLFFEDRPLGVTLPNSVDLVVTKADPWIKGDTVSGNTKPVTVETGYVVLVPSFIEAGEKIRIDTRSGEYLTRVKD; via the coding sequence ATGTATACGGCCAGTGACCTGCGGAAAGGGCTCCGGATCAAGATCGACGGCGATCCCTATGTCATCACCGAGTTCAATTTCGTGAAGCCCGGAAAAGGACAGGCCCTCTACCGGTGCAAGCTCAAGAACATGATCAATGGAAACCAGTTCGAGCGAACCTTCCGGTCTGTGGACATGTTCGAACAGGCGGACCTCCAGGTGAAGACGATGCAGTACCTCTATATGGAAGAGGGAAAATACTGCTTCATGGATACGACCACCTTCGACCAGGTTTTCATTACGGAAGACCAGGTGGGAGAGGCGAAGAACTTCCTCTTGGAAAACGTGGAGGCGGAGGTCCTTTTCTTCGAAGACCGGCCCCTGGGGGTGACTCTCCCCAACTCGGTGGACCTGGTGGTGACCAAGGCGGATCCCTGGATCAAGGGCGATACGGTTTCGGGAAACACCAAGCCCGTCACTGTCGAAACGGGCTACGTGGTCCTCGTTCCCTCCTTCATCGAGGCGGGAGAGAAGATCCGCATCGATACGCGCTCGGGGGAATACCTCACCCGGGTTAAAGACTGA
- a CDS encoding KamA family radical SAM protein, whose protein sequence is MSSSDWSDWRWQMGRSALRRDRLARFLGKEAVTGPVWENLLRLYPCRITPYYMSLLCPGGAGDPLARQAFPDPRELEDGSGEDPDPLDEERHMPTPGLIRRYGNRCLLLAAERCAVHCRHCNRKRLWRRPASGSLLPRLRRALDWIARTPAIREVILSGGDPLTRDDGELDWLLGSLRAIPHVEVLRLGSRVPVVLPMRITDDLCRILQRHRPLWLNTQFNHPLEITEESMAACDRILTRGIPVSSQSVLLKGVNDRYEVLRDLFEGLQRISVRPYYLFQCDAVTGTGHFRTSPAAGIEIMDRLWRDLSGLCLPRYVQDLPGEGGKVLLHRPPVRIPLDP, encoded by the coding sequence ATCTCCTCCTCTGACTGGTCAGACTGGCGCTGGCAGATGGGCCGGTCGGCCCTTCGACGGGACAGGCTGGCCCGGTTCCTGGGAAAGGAGGCCGTGACGGGACCGGTCTGGGAGAACCTCCTCCGCCTCTATCCCTGCCGGATCACTCCTTATTATATGTCGCTCCTGTGTCCGGGTGGCGCCGGGGATCCCCTGGCCCGGCAGGCCTTTCCCGATCCTCGGGAGCTGGAGGACGGGTCCGGGGAAGACCCTGATCCCCTGGACGAGGAGAGGCACATGCCCACGCCGGGGCTCATCCGCCGCTACGGGAACCGCTGCCTCCTCCTGGCAGCGGAACGGTGCGCCGTCCACTGCCGCCACTGCAACCGGAAGCGGCTCTGGCGCCGCCCCGCCTCGGGAAGCCTGCTGCCGCGCCTGCGCCGCGCCCTGGACTGGATCGCCCGTACCCCAGCCATCCGGGAGGTCATCCTCTCGGGAGGAGATCCCCTGACCAGGGACGACGGAGAGCTGGACTGGCTACTGGGATCGTTGCGGGCGATCCCTCACGTGGAGGTCCTGCGGCTGGGCAGTCGCGTTCCCGTCGTCCTGCCCATGCGCATCACGGATGACCTCTGCCGGATACTCCAGCGCCATCGTCCTCTCTGGCTCAACACCCAGTTCAATCATCCGCTTGAAATAACGGAGGAATCAATGGCCGCGTGTGACAGGATCCTCACCCGGGGCATTCCCGTCTCCAGCCAGTCCGTTCTACTCAAGGGGGTCAACGACCGCTATGAGGTCCTCCGGGATCTTTTCGAGGGGCTACAGCGCATCTCCGTCCGCCCCTATTATCTCTTCCAGTGCGACGCGGTGACGGGGACGGGTCATTTCCGGACCTCCCCTGCGGCTGGCATTGAGATCATGGACCGGCTCTGGAGGGACCTGTCGGGCCTTTGTCTGCCCCGATACGTGCAGGACCTTCCCGGGGAGGGAGGAAAGGTTCTCCTCCATCGACCTCCGGTTCGGATCCCCCTGGATCCATGA